The following are encoded in a window of Fusarium oxysporum f. sp. lycopersici 4287 chromosome 5, whole genome shotgun sequence genomic DNA:
- a CDS encoding proteasome component PRE6, protein MKLQDTRITPSKIQLLDHHVALAFAGLNADARILVDKARLEAQSHRLSVEDPVTIDYITKYVAGVQQRYTQAGGVRPFGISTLIVGFDNGSDVPRLYQTEPSGIYSAWKANAIGRSSKTVREFLERNYKEDMDREATIRLAIKSLLEVVQTGAKNIEISLMAPGATIETLPTSEIEGYVKEIEQEKQEEAAKKKTGRTPGTGSAAILTRSQDDSAAE, encoded by the exons ATGAAGTTGCAAGATACTCGCATCACCCCTTCCAAAATCCAGCTCCTCGATCACCACGTCGCCCTCGCCTTCGCTGGCCTAAATGCGGATGCTCGTATCCTCGTCGACAAGGCTCGATTAGAGGCACAGTCCCATCGTTTGTCAGTCGAAGACCCTGTTACTATCGACTACATTACCAAATATGTCGCTGGCGTCCAGCAACGGTACACACAGGCTGGTGGTGTCCGACCATTTGGCATTAGCACTCTGATTGTTGGCTTCGATAACGGCAGCGATGTCCCTCGGCTGTACCAGACTGAGCCCTCCGGCATCTACTCTGCCTG GAAGGCAAACGCTATCGGTCGTTCAAGCAAGACTGTTCGCGAGTTCCTCGAGCGAAACTACAAGGAGGACATGGACCGAGAGGCTACCATCCGGCTTGCCATCAAGTCGCTGCTCGAGGTTGTTCAAACCGGAGCCAAGAACATCGAGATTTCTCTCATGGCACCTGGCGCCACCATCGAAACACTACCTACGTCCGAGATTGAAGGCTACGTCAAGGAAATTGAGCAGGAGAAGCAGGAagaagctgccaagaagaagacgggaCGGACCCCCGGAACCGGCAGTGCTGCCATCCTAACCCGATCTCAGGATGACTCCGCTGCGGAATAG
- a CDS encoding proteasome component PRE6: MASGYDRALSVFSPDGHVFQVEYAGEAVKRGTCAVGVKGADVVVLGCEKRSAMKLQDTRITPSKIQLLDHHVALAFAGLNADARILVDKARLEAQSHRLSVEDPVTIDYITKYVAGVQQRYTQAGGVRPFGISTLIVGFDNGSDVPRLYQTEPSGIYSAWKANAIGRSSKTVREFLERNYKEDMDREATIRLAIKSLLEVVQTGAKNIEISLMAPGATIETLPTSEIEGYVKEIEQEKQEEAAKKKTGRTPGTGSAAILTRSQDDSAAE, from the exons ATGGCATCCGGCTACGACAGAGCTCTGTCGG TATTCAG TCCCGACGGCCACGTTTTCCAGGTCGAATATGCCGGCGAAGCTGTCAAGCGAG GAACTTGTGCTGTCGGTGTCAAGGGTGCCGATGTTGTTGTGCTAGGATGTGAGAAGCGCTCCGCCATGAAGTTGCAAGATACTCGCATCACCCCTTCCAAAATCCAGCTCCTCGATCACCACGTCGCCCTCGCCTTCGCTGGCCTAAATGCGGATGCTCGTATCCTCGTCGACAAGGCTCGATTAGAGGCACAGTCCCATCGTTTGTCAGTCGAAGACCCTGTTACTATCGACTACATTACCAAATATGTCGCTGGCGTCCAGCAACGGTACACACAGGCTGGTGGTGTCCGACCATTTGGCATTAGCACTCTGATTGTTGGCTTCGATAACGGCAGCGATGTCCCTCGGCTGTACCAGACTGAGCCCTCCGGCATCTACTCTGCCTG GAAGGCAAACGCTATCGGTCGTTCAAGCAAGACTGTTCGCGAGTTCCTCGAGCGAAACTACAAGGAGGACATGGACCGAGAGGCTACCATCCGGCTTGCCATCAAGTCGCTGCTCGAGGTTGTTCAAACCGGAGCCAAGAACATCGAGATTTCTCTCATGGCACCTGGCGCCACCATCGAAACACTACCTACGTCCGAGATTGAAGGCTACGTCAAGGAAATTGAGCAGGAGAAGCAGGAagaagctgccaagaagaagacgggaCGGACCCCCGGAACCGGCAGTGCTGCCATCCTAACCCGATCTCAGGATGACTCCGCTGCGGAATAG
- a CDS encoding beta-glucosidase (At least one base has a quality score < 10), translating to MSLPKDFQWGFATASYQIEGAIDKDGRGPANWDTFCAKPGKIADGSSGVTACDSYNRTAEDIALLKSVGAKAYRFSLCWSRIIPLGGRNDPINQAGIDHYRKFVDDLLEAGITPFITLFHWDVPDELDRRYGGLLNREEFPLDYERYARVVFESIPRCKNWITHNEPWCSAILGYSTGSNAPGRCSDRKKSDVGDSSTEPWIVGHNLLVAHGRAVKLYREEFKPKNGGEIGITLNGDATYPWNPKDPRDVEAAERKIEFAISWFADPIYFGDYPASMRAQLGDRLPTFTPEEKALVLGSNDFYGMNHYTANYVKHREGEAAPEDFVGNLELHFWNHRGDCIGEETQSTWLRPCALGFRDLLVWISKRYGFPRIYVTENGTSIKGENDMPREKILQDDFRVKYYDDYVRAMADASRLDGVDVHGYFAWSLLDNFEWAEGYETRFGVTYVDYENDQKRYPKKSAQHLKPLFDSLIKQEEHAVNGNGVKAGQT from the exons ATGTCTCTCCCCAAGGACTTCCAATGGGGCTTCGCCACCGCCTC GTATCAGATTGAAGGTGCTATCGATAAGGACGGTCGTGGCCCTGCTAACTGGGATACCTTCTGCGCTAAGCCTGGCAAGATCGCAGACGGCAGTTCTGGCGTGACCGCCTGTGATTCTTACAACCGTACTGCTGAGGATATTGCTCTTCTGAAATCAGTAGGCGCTAAGGCATACCGATTCTCCCTCTGCTGGTCTCGAATCATTCCACTCGGTGGTCGAAATGATCCCATCAACCAGGCCGGAATTGACCATTATCGCAAGTTTGTCGATGATCTCCTGGAAGCTGGAATTACCCCTTTCATTACTCTTTTCCATTGGGATGTACCCGATGAGTTGGACCGCCGCTACGGCGGTCTCCTGAATCGAGAGGAGTTTCCTCTTGACTATGAGCGCTATGCTCGTGTTGTTTTCGAGTCTATCCCTCGCTGCAAGAACTGGATCACTCATAATGAGCCCTGGTGCTCAGCTATTCTGGGTTACAGCACAGGATCTAACGCACCCGGTCGCTGTTCTGACCGCAAGAAATCCGATGTTGGTGACTCTTCTACTGAGCCTTGGATTGTTGGTCACAACCTTCTTGTTGCCCACGGCCGTGCTGTCAAGCTTTATCGTGAGGAATTCAAGCCCAAGAATGGTGGTGAGATTGGTATCACCCTCAACGGCGACGCCACATACCCGTGGAACCCCAAGGACCCCAgagatgttgaggctgcCGAACGCAAGATCGAGTTTGCTATCTCGTGGTTCGCTGACCCTATCTACTTCGGAGACTACCCGGCCTCAATGCGCGCCCAGCTCGGTGACCGCCTTCCCACCTTTACCCCCGAGGAAAAGGCTCTTGTTTTGGGATCCAATGACTTCTACGGCATGAACCACTACACTGCCAACTATGTCAAGCACCGGGAGGGAGAAGCTGCCCCTGAAGACTTTGTTGGTAATCTTGAGCTGCACTTCTGGAACCACCGGGGTGATTGCATTGGCGAGGAGACCCAGTCTACCTGGTTGCGACCATGTGCCCTAGGCTTCCGTGATCTACTTGTCTGGATTTCCAAGCGTTATGGCTTCCCCAGAATCTATGTTACCGAGAACGGCACCAGCATCAAGGGTGAGAATGACATGCCACGCGAGAAGATCCTGCAAGATGACTTCCGCGTCAAGTACTATGACGATTACGTGAGAGCCATGGCCGATGCTTCTAGACTCGATGGTGTGGACGTTCATGGCTACTTTGCCTGGTCTTTGCTGGACAACTTTGAGTGGGCTGAGGGTTACGAAACTCGATTCGGCGTAACTTATGTCGACTACGAGAATGACCAAAAGCGTTACCCCAAGAAGAGCGCTCAACATCTAAAGCCCTTGTTTGATAGTCTTATCAAGCAGGAGGAGCATGCTGTAAATGGGAATGGTGTTAAGGCCGGACAGACCTGA
- a CDS encoding DNA excision repair protein ERCC-3 (At least one base has a quality score < 10) — MPPKRKAGAAVQGGAKVGRSSRMSTPGAATPRTIDSNEDMPDEEEGPVDEALERDLNKNIDIFSLDRYQKRHAIRDPLPHIFGDRDFSYLVLKKDHQNRPLWIDPQKGRIILESFNPLAEQAQDFLITISEPLSRPTFMHEYALTTHSLYAAVSVGLSPEDIINTLDRFLKTPLPDEIRNFITSCTQSYGKVKLVLKNTKYYVESPDPNMLQTLLKNPKIGPLRVQGTEEITTSVAPKIGGLVIPGTQNAAGVKQANGLSQAGEQGKDGQPVQEGEVYATLNEEDDEDQEVTHSFEIADKDVETVQKECLNLGYPVLEEYDFRRDEANANLDIDLKPGTQIRPYQEKSLSKMFGNGRAKSGLIVLPCGAGKTLVGITAACTIKKGVIVLCTSSMSVVQWRNEFLKWSNINPDDIVAFTSDSKNNVFTGSTGIIVTTYAMVTQSRARSYDAEKMMKFLTGREWGLMLLDEVHVVPANIFRKVTSSIKTHSKLGLTATLLREDDKISDLNFLIGPKLFEANWMELSKQGHIARVQCAEVWCPMPTEFYDQYLKAPSRKKGLLYIMNPRKFQACQYLINYHESRGDKIIVFSDNVYALKAYALKLQKAFIYGGTGQAERLQVLENFQHNPNVNTLFLSKIGDTSLDLPEATCLIQISSHYGSRRQEAQRLGRILRAKRRNDEGFNAFFYSLVSKDTQEMYFSSKRQAFLVDQGYAFKVITQLANIEKTPGLAFADVSERRELLQKVLVENESMEEDDPNDDMFHQGTMGRKKKKGARRTAGTLGELSGGQDMAYIEQNKKLSAKRKKGDSNAFFKKIGRENARRAAAQ, encoded by the coding sequence ATGCCGCCTAAGAGGAAAGCAGGTGCTGCCGTCCAGGGCGGGGCAAAAGTGGGAAGGTCTTCGCGCATGTCAACACCTGGAGCTGCAACGCCACGAACGATCGATAGCAATGAGGACATGCcggatgaggaggaggggcCCGTCGACGAGGCCTTGGAACGTGATTTGAACAAGAATATAGACATCTTTTCCTTGGATCGCTATCAGAAGAGACATGCGATTCGGGATCCCCTACCACACATCTTTGGCGACCGTGATTTCTCATACCTGGTCTTGAAGAAAGATCATCAGAACCGACCTCTCTGGATAGACCCTCAGAAAGGCCGCATCATTCTAGAGAGTTTTAATCCACTCGCGGAGCAGGCTCAGGATTTCCTCATCACTATTTCTGAACCCTTGTCTCGACCGACTTTCATGCACGAATACGCTCTTACAACACACAGCCTGTACGCTGCCGTCTCTGTTGGGTTGTCGCCAGAGGACATCATCAATACACTAGATCGATTTCTTAAGACACCTCTGCCAGATGAGATTCGAAATTTCATTACAAGTTGTACTCAGAGTTACGGCAAGGTGAAGCTGGTTCTCAAGAATACAAAGTACTACGTCGAAAGTCCTGATCCAAACATGCTCCAGACTCTCCTCAAGAACCCCAAAATTGGTCCCCTACGCGTCCAAGGAACGGAAGAGATCACAACATCAGTGGCGCCTAAGATTGGCGGCCTTGTCATTCCCGGAACACAGAATGCCGCCGGAGTAAAGCAGGCCAATGGTCTCAGCCAAGCAGGCGAACAAGGCAAAGATGGACAACCCGTCCAGGAGGGCGAAGTCTATGCCACGCTCAacgaagaggacgacgaggacCAGGAAGTGACGCATTCTTTTGAAATTGCAGACAAGGATGTCGAAACGGTACAGAAAGAATGCCTGAATCTAGGATACCCAGTTCTAGAGGAGTATGACTTTCGGAGAGATGAAGCCAACGCAAATTTGGATATCGATCTGAAGCCTGGTACTCAGATTCGGCCTTATCAGGAAAAAAGCTTGAGTAAGATGTTTGGCAACGGCCGAGCCAAGAGTGGACTAATCGTCCTGCCCTGTGGTGCTGGAAAGACGCTTGTGGGTATCACAGCAGCCTGTACTATCAAGAAAGGTGTCATTGTCCTATGCACGAGTTCAATGTCCGTCGTACAATGGAGGAATGAGTTTTTGAAGTGGTCCAACATCAATCCCGATGACATTGTTGCCTTCACATCCGATTCCAAGAACAATGTCTTCACTGGGAGCACTGGTATCATCGTCACAACCTATGCAATGGTCACACAATCGCGGGCCCGATCTTACGATgcagagaagatgatgaagttcTTGACAGGCCGAGAATGGGGCCTGATGCTGCTGGACGAGGTGCATGTTGTGCCCGCCAACATCTTCCGAAAAGTCACGTCTTCGATCAAGACTCATTCGAAGCTTGGTCTCACAGCAACACTCCTCAGAGAAGACGACAAGATTTCTGATTTGAATTTTCTTATTGGACCAAAGCTATTTGAAGCCAATTGGATGGAGCTTTCAAAGCAAGGACACATTGCTAGAGTTCAGTGTGCAGAAGTATGGTGCCCAATGCCTACAGAGTTCTACGACCAGTACCTCAAAGCACCAAGCCGGAAGAAGGGCTTGCTTTATATCATGAACCCTCGGAAGTTTCAGGCTTGTCAGTATCTCATTAATTACCACGAATCAAGAGGAGACAAGATTATAGTATTTTCGGATAACGTGTATGCGCTCAAAGCATATGCGCTGAAGCTTCAAAAAGCGTTCATCTACGGCGGCACTGGTCAAGCAGAACGTCTGCAAGTGTTGGAGAACTTTCAGCACAACCCGAATGTCAACACGCTCTTTTTATCAAAGATTGGAGACACGTCCCTCGATTTGCCCGAGGCTACCTGCCTCATCCAAATTTCATCGCACTACGGTTCACGTCGCCAGGAAGCGCAGCGTTTAGGACGAATTCTTCGGGCCAAGAGACGTAATGACGAGGGCTTCAATGCCTTTTTCTACTCTCTGGTGTCAAAAGACACGCAAGAAATGTATTTTTCTTCCAAACGTCAAGCTTTCCTTGTCGATCAGGGATATGCTTTCAAGGTCATTACACAATTAGCAAACATCGAGAAGACACCCGGACTAGCATTCGCAGATGTGTCGGAGCGGCGTGAACTGTTGCAGAAGGTTCTTGTGGAGAATGAGAGcatggaggaggatgaccCAAACGACGACATGTTCCATCAGGGTACTATGGGGCgcaagaaaaagaagggaGCTCGACGAACAGCGGGAACTCTCGGCGAGCTCAGTGGTGGCCAGGACATGGCGTATATCGAGCAGAATAAGAAGTTATCGGCAAAGCGGAAGAAGGGGGACAGCAAtgccttcttcaagaagattggaCGCGAGAATGCCAGGCGAGCAGCAGCACAGTAA
- a CDS encoding hypothetical protein (At least one base has a quality score < 10) — translation MMPETDDPMPSYGKDLERGPDIMDPRISNVSAGDGIGSALSTTNSSIMGEDVEPDAAGEWGPQHPCYPHLNPHVPVDSPEYVNTRIIRIRRDWLIKGDLAPTFSNLYPEILDPAGLSEQEFRRIIEKLNGELIPAFDPYGLRNIIDALLGLVTGWIWDDVGLTGIKSRLNSLEKWIEQWNLEMEKTIGTEDGAIPPKILPLRQTGYMTLDIQIPDPEIAPAPSTTNPNDSRTALPLEPPSAVV, via the exons ATGATGCCAGAAACCGACGATCCTATGCCGTCTTATGGCAAGGATCTGGAGCGTGGTCCTGACATCATGGACCCGCGGATTTCTAACGTCTCGGCTGGCGACGGAATAGGATCTGCTCTGTCGACGACAAATTCTTCTATTATGggtgaagatgttgagcCCGATGCAGCTGGTGAATGGGGTCCTCAGCACCCTTGCTATCCTCACCTCAACCCTCATGTTCCCGTCGACTCACCTGAATATGTCAACACGCGCATCATTCGAATACGCCGCGACTGGTTGATCAAGGGCGATTTGGCACCGACATTTTCCAACCTATACCCAGAGATCCTGGATCCTGCTGGTCTATCCGAGCAAGAATTCCGCCGAATTATCGAGAAGCTTAACGGCGAGTTGATTCCTGCGTTCGACCCTTACGGCTTGCGGAACATAATTGATGCTCTCCTTGGACTCGTCACTGGTTGGATTTGGGATGACGTTGGCCTCACTGGAATCAAGTCTCGACTGAATAGTCTCGAAAAGTGGATTGAGCAATGGAATCTTGAGATGGAAAAAACGATTGGCACTGAAGATGGTGCTATTCCACCCAAGATCTTGCCTCTGCGGCAAACGGGCTACATGACT CTCGATATCCAGATTCCTGATCCAGAGATTGCACCAGCTCCCAGCACCACGAACCCCAATGATTCCAGAACAGCCTTACCTTTGGAGCCTCCATCCGCTGTTGTTTGA
- a CDS encoding hypothetical protein (At least one base has a quality score < 10) — protein sequence MMPETDDPMPSYGKDLERGPDIMDPRISNVSAGDGIGSALSTTNSSIMGEDVEPDAAGEWGPQHPCYPHLNPHVPVDSPEYVNTRIIRIRRDWLIKGDLAPTFSNLYPEILDPAGLSEQEFRRIIEKLNGELIPAFDPYGLRNIIDALLGLVTGWIWDDVGLTGIKSRLNSLEKWIEQWNLEMEKTIGTEDGAIPPKILPLRQTGYMTVKLLLSSYQGSY from the coding sequence ATGATGCCAGAAACCGACGATCCTATGCCGTCTTATGGCAAGGATCTGGAGCGTGGTCCTGACATCATGGACCCGCGGATTTCTAACGTCTCGGCTGGCGACGGAATAGGATCTGCTCTGTCGACGACAAATTCTTCTATTATGggtgaagatgttgagcCCGATGCAGCTGGTGAATGGGGTCCTCAGCACCCTTGCTATCCTCACCTCAACCCTCATGTTCCCGTCGACTCACCTGAATATGTCAACACGCGCATCATTCGAATACGCCGCGACTGGTTGATCAAGGGCGATTTGGCACCGACATTTTCCAACCTATACCCAGAGATCCTGGATCCTGCTGGTCTATCCGAGCAAGAATTCCGCCGAATTATCGAGAAGCTTAACGGCGAGTTGATTCCTGCGTTCGACCCTTACGGCTTGCGGAACATAATTGATGCTCTCCTTGGACTCGTCACTGGTTGGATTTGGGATGACGTTGGCCTCACTGGAATCAAGTCTCGACTGAATAGTCTCGAAAAGTGGATTGAGCAATGGAATCTTGAGATGGAAAAAACGATTGGCACTGAAGATGGTGCTATTCCACCCAAGATCTTGCCTCTGCGGCAAACGGGCTACATGACTGTAAAGTTACTTCTTTCATCGTACCAGGGAAGTTACTAA
- a CDS encoding D-lactate dehydrogenase (cytochrome), producing MSCRSQLFRALRAPASCSGSRRTVSLRTNILERSLAHSRTPARCIATTAPRLISQTRAQQSKLTSETYPQLERDARFAQVTPEHVARFREILGNNPSAIIDGITGGGAGVDAADFETYNEDWMHKYKGQSKLVLRPGTTDEVSGILKYCNEQRLAVVPQGGNTGLVGGSIPVFDEIVISMARMNEIRSFDEVSGSLVIDAGCVLETVDSYLAQKGYIFPLDLGAKGSCHVGGNVATNAGGLRLLRYGSLHGTVLGVEAVLPNGTVINDLCTLRKNNTGYDVKQLFIGAEGTLGIITKIAIQCPQRSPAVNVAVFGIESYDKAQLAFREAKKQLSEILSAFELMDGRSQRIVSEVKGQEHPLEGEYPFYCLIETSGSNGEHDYAKLETFLEDVMTREVIADGVVAQDETQLRNLWGWREGITECLGHWGGTYKYDISIPLDEMYTIVEDTKARLIDLGLLGDTSDHPVVDVLGYGHMGDSNLHLNIPVRRYDPAVEKALEPWVYEWIQKRSGSISAEHGLGIAKKKFIGYSRDDTTIGLMKQIKNLFDPNGIMNPYKYI from the exons ATGTCGTGTCGTTCACAGCTCTTCCGTGCCTTGAGAGCACCCGCCTCCTGCTCCGGTAGCCGGAGGACTGTTTCTCTAAGGACCAACATCCTCGAGAGAAGCCTTGCCCACTCAAGAACGCCCGCCCGATGCATCGCGACTACAGCCCCGAGGCTCATCTCCCAAACTCGGGCACAGCAAAGCAAGCTGACATCCGAGACGTACCCGCAACTCGAGCGCGACGCCCGGTTCGCCCAGGTGACCCCCGAGCACGTTGCGAGGTTCCGTGAGATCTTGGGTAACAACCCCTCGGCCATTATTGACGGAATCACGGGCGGCGGAGCGGGCGTCGACGCGGCCGACTTTGAAACGTACAATGAGGACTGGATGCACAAGTACAAGGGCCAGTCGAAGTTGGTGCTGCGTCCAGGCACCACCGACGAAGTTAGCGGCATCCTCAAGTACTGCAATGAACAGCGTTTGGCTGTTGTACCCCAGGGAGGAAACACGGGCCTTGTGGGAGGCTCCATTCCCGTTTTCGACGAGATCGTCATTAGTATGGCTCGCATGAACGAGATTCGTTCATTCGACGAAGTCAGTGGTTCACTTGTTATTGACGCCGGCTGTGTGCTCGAGACTGTCGACTCATACCTTGCCCAAAAGGGTTATATCTTTCCTCTCGACCTCGGCGCCAAGGGCTCGTGCCACGTCGGTGGAAACGTCGCCACAAATGCTGGCGGTCTGCGATTGCTCCGTTATGGGAGCTTGCATGGCACCGTCCTCGGTGTTGAGGCTGTTCTGCCTAATGGTACCGTCATCAATGACCTGTGTACCCTGCGAAAGAACAACACCGGCTACGATGTGAAGCAGCTCTTCATTGGTGCAGAGGGAACTTTGGGAATTATTACAAAGATCGCTATTCAATGTCCCCAGCGATCTCCCGCTGTTAACGTTGCTGTGTTTGGCATAGAGTCGTATGATAAAGCTCAGCTTGCCTTCCGTGAGGCTAAGAAGCAGCTATCAGAAATTCTATCTGCATTTGAGCTAATGGACGGCCGCAGCCAGAGAATCGTTTCAGAGGTCAAGGGCCAGGAGCATCCCCTCGAAGGAGAATACCCTTTCTACTGCCTGATTGAGACGAGTGGTTCCAACGGCGAGCATGACTACGCAAAGCTAGAGACCTTCCTTGAGGATGTCATGACCCGAGAAGTTATTGCCGACGGTGTCGTCGCCCAGGACGAGACGCAGCTTCGCAACCTGTGGGGCTGGCGTGAGGGCATCACCGAGTGCCTTGGTCACTGGGGCGGCACCTACAAGTACGATATCTCTATTCCCCTCGACGAGATGTATACCATTGTTGAAGATACCAAGGCTCGTCTGATTGATCTGGGTCTTCTGGGTGACACGTCTGACCACCCGGTTGTTGACGTACTTGGCTATGGCCATATGGGCGATTCCAATCTGCACCTCAACATTCCGGTGCGTCGTTACGATCCTGCAGTTGAGAAGGCCCTGGAGCCTTGGGTATACGAATGGATTCAGAAGCGTAGTGGTAGTATCAGTGCTGAGCATGGTTTGGGAATTGCGAAAAAGAAGTTTATCGGTTACAGCCGAGACGACACAACGATTGGTCTGATGAAGCAGATCAAGAATCTCTTTGATCCC AATGGCATCATGAACCCCTACAAGTATATTTGA